A single Trichocoleus sp. FACHB-46 DNA region contains:
- a CDS encoding DUF3177 family protein, with protein MQDQLWFEPLVWTDYRLALLFAVLFPLILLIWAFVQKNETIQHLLTIYWRVSSLLAVTVYLMIAAVPLSFISGLMARVLIPIALWFWVDLNEEINDQSRTPLKLAFNSWRWAMTVYSALGALASLPFLQCAISQTALNTRFCRVWFDPPLLFKQYFHANTSVRFLGFLGVVGLLVYVACLSYFVLVKLSKQGRSATQQ; from the coding sequence ATGCAAGATCAACTCTGGTTTGAACCGCTAGTTTGGACAGACTACCGACTGGCCCTTCTGTTTGCTGTCCTCTTTCCTTTAATTCTGCTGATTTGGGCTTTCGTGCAAAAAAATGAAACCATTCAGCATCTGTTAACCATTTACTGGCGGGTTTCGAGCTTGCTAGCCGTCACGGTCTACTTGATGATTGCAGCAGTGCCCCTCAGTTTTATCTCAGGGCTCATGGCGCGGGTACTCATTCCCATTGCACTGTGGTTTTGGGTTGACCTCAACGAAGAGATAAACGATCAATCGCGGACTCCCTTGAAGCTAGCGTTCAATTCTTGGCGTTGGGCTATGACGGTCTATAGCGCTTTAGGAGCTTTAGCCAGCTTGCCTTTCCTGCAATGTGCGATTTCTCAGACAGCCTTAAATACAAGATTTTGTCGAGTTTGGTTTGATCCACCGCTGTTGTTCAAGCAGTATTTTCATGCCAACACCAGCGTCCGCTTTCTTGGCTTTCTGGGAGTGGTAGGTCTACTCGTCTACGTAGCTTGCCTTAGCTATTTCGTCTTGGTGAAGCTGTCCAAGCAAGGCCGCTCTGCCACTCAGCAGTAA
- a CDS encoding OPT family oligopeptide transporter codes for MVLPREAYQALPPEERYTPVVPNESEMPELTPKSLLVGVAVGILFGAANAYLGLKVGLTVSASIPAAVIGVAVFRALRQGSLLETNMVQTIGSTGESLAAGVIFTLPVLYLWGETPGFWPIFPLSLSGGLLGVLFMIPLRRFLIVQEHGRLTYPEGTACAEILVASQAGGPQAKLLFSGLGVGALYSALERFGRLWPAEPDVAIAQAGFRTSIGASVTPELLGVGYIIGPAIAAVILAGGAIGWLVIMPLIYLFGSGVPTPIPPETVARIADMDSFSIWSRYIRYIGAGAVAFGGLFSLVKSAPTLWESVRLTAIALKQRSTQQAERTDRDLPLSLVAASLIVIGLLVAFLPLRTGGAGPLGLLAGLAVVVFSFFFVTVSSRIVGIIGSSSNPISGMTIVTVLICALLFGSAYSLQEAKVAVLTIGALVCIAAANAGDTSQDLKTGFLIGASPRNQQIGEIVGVATTGLVMSAVLELFRADIVSGAFKAPQANLIRLVIDGVLGGNLPWGLVLVGAALAACVEMMRLPTLAFAVGLYLPIHLSVPIMVGGLIRLAVEAWSPPRSLERRREAGVLYASGLIAGAALLGVVGAAIAFFNLPFAQAEPSSPTKWQGAAIAFTLLSASLLWVISRSPRRRK; via the coding sequence ATGGTACTACCACGGGAGGCTTACCAGGCGTTGCCTCCAGAGGAACGTTATACACCTGTGGTGCCCAATGAATCCGAGATGCCTGAGTTGACACCCAAGTCGTTACTGGTGGGGGTGGCGGTAGGGATTCTTTTTGGTGCGGCGAATGCTTATCTGGGATTGAAGGTAGGGCTGACGGTTTCGGCTTCAATTCCAGCGGCGGTGATCGGGGTAGCAGTGTTTCGGGCGTTGCGGCAAGGCAGTTTGCTCGAAACCAATATGGTTCAAACCATTGGCTCAACCGGAGAATCTTTAGCGGCTGGGGTAATTTTCACCTTGCCCGTGTTGTATCTTTGGGGCGAAACACCAGGTTTCTGGCCGATTTTTCCGCTGTCGCTTTCGGGCGGGCTGCTGGGCGTGCTGTTTATGATCCCGCTGCGGCGATTTCTGATCGTGCAGGAACATGGACGACTCACCTACCCCGAAGGAACTGCTTGCGCCGAAATTTTAGTGGCATCGCAGGCGGGAGGGCCACAAGCCAAGCTGTTATTCAGTGGTCTAGGTGTCGGTGCCTTGTACTCGGCTCTAGAGCGGTTCGGGCGGCTCTGGCCTGCGGAACCGGATGTGGCGATCGCCCAAGCGGGCTTTCGGACTTCGATTGGGGCGAGTGTCACGCCAGAATTGCTAGGGGTGGGTTACATCATCGGCCCTGCGATCGCGGCGGTGATTTTGGCAGGAGGGGCGATCGGTTGGCTGGTAATCATGCCCTTGATCTACTTGTTTGGTAGTGGCGTACCGACACCCATTCCACCGGAAACCGTGGCTCGCATTGCCGATATGGATAGCTTCAGCATTTGGAGCCGCTACATTCGCTATATCGGCGCAGGGGCGGTGGCCTTTGGCGGCTTGTTTAGCTTAGTCAAATCTGCCCCGACGCTATGGGAATCGGTGCGATTAACCGCGATCGCTCTCAAGCAACGCAGTACTCAGCAAGCTGAGCGGACAGATCGTGATCTGCCCTTGTCCCTAGTGGCAGCCAGCTTAATTGTGATTGGCTTGCTCGTGGCGTTTTTACCGTTGCGAACCGGAGGAGCGGGCCCGCTAGGACTATTAGCAGGTTTAGCGGTAGTCGTGTTTTCCTTCTTTTTCGTCACGGTCTCCTCGCGGATTGTTGGCATCATCGGCAGTTCTTCTAACCCAATTTCGGGAATGACGATTGTGACAGTGCTGATTTGTGCGCTGTTGTTTGGCTCAGCCTATAGTCTCCAAGAAGCTAAAGTCGCTGTGCTCACCATCGGCGCTTTAGTTTGTATTGCGGCGGCTAATGCGGGGGATACTTCTCAAGATTTGAAAACTGGGTTTTTGATCGGAGCCAGCCCCCGGAATCAACAAATTGGCGAAATTGTTGGGGTCGCTACCACTGGATTGGTGATGAGTGCAGTATTGGAGCTGTTCCGGGCTGATATTGTCTCTGGAGCCTTCAAAGCACCCCAAGCCAACTTGATTCGACTTGTGATCGATGGCGTTTTGGGTGGCAACTTACCGTGGGGCTTGGTGTTAGTTGGTGCAGCTTTAGCCGCTTGTGTGGAAATGATGCGCTTGCCCACGCTCGCGTTTGCGGTGGGGCTGTATCTACCAATTCACCTTTCAGTTCCGATTATGGTGGGTGGTTTAATTCGACTGGCGGTAGAAGCTTGGTCTCCGCCTCGGAGCTTAGAGCGCCGCCGAGAAGCAGGGGTTTTGTACGCATCAGGACTGATTGCGGGAGCGGCTTTGCTGGGTGTCGTTGGAGCCGCGATCGCTTTCTTCAACCTACCATTCGCTCAGGCAGAACCTTCAAGTCCAACGAAATGGCAAGGAGCTGCGATCGCCTTTACTCTCCTGAGCGCCAGTCTCCTTTGGGTTATCTCCCGCTCTCCACGACGACGGAAGTAA
- a CDS encoding DUF2243 domain-containing protein: protein MTANPPQTPLDSPNQLDRASQKGDRKSVVAAGVLFGLGFSGFFDGVVLHQILQWHHMLTSAGYADTTVAGLKLNTLADGLFHVVTYAFTLSGLVVLWRALERGNLAWSSKVFGGALLIGAGTFDVVEGIIDHHILGIHHVKSGPNELAWDLGFLALGATLAILGWLLLRAGQQQPTYK, encoded by the coding sequence ATGACAGCCAATCCTCCCCAAACTCCCTTGGATAGCCCAAACCAATTGGATAGGGCAAGCCAGAAGGGCGATCGCAAATCAGTTGTTGCCGCTGGAGTTTTGTTCGGCTTGGGATTTAGTGGATTTTTTGATGGCGTGGTTCTGCACCAAATCTTGCAGTGGCATCATATGCTCACCAGTGCAGGCTATGCCGATACCACCGTGGCGGGCCTGAAGCTGAATACCCTAGCCGACGGACTGTTTCATGTCGTCACTTACGCTTTTACCCTCAGTGGGTTAGTGGTGTTGTGGCGAGCTTTGGAGCGGGGCAATTTGGCCTGGTCGTCAAAAGTATTTGGGGGAGCTTTGCTCATTGGAGCGGGGACATTTGATGTGGTAGAGGGCATCATCGATCACCACATTCTAGGTATCCACCACGTCAAATCAGGTCCTAATGAACTGGCTTGGGATTTGGGGTTTCTAGCGTTGGGAGCGACTTTAGCCATTCTGGGTTGGCTGCTGCTACGCGCGGGTCAGCAACAACCAACTTACAAATAA